One Blattabacterium cuenoti DNA window includes the following coding sequences:
- a CDS encoding M16 family metallopeptidase has translation MFSKNQTVDRSIPPKSLKRKTIINIKRPKFFQMKNGLKVLIVENHKLPLVRIGLELDHPPFLEKNKAGIKKIFGKMLRSGTKNLSKEELDESIDYMGSTLYTSFSGVSVSTLKKNLDKSIAIMSDIIMNSKFENSKELEKIVKQRIIDINLSEKDPDSILQRVRNVLFFGKNHPYGEYETYETIKNITLNDLKKLYVKYYIPNISYLSFIGDISFQEAKKLCNRYFSKWKRKKIDSRKYKSINLKSRISSLEIDVVDLPSLTQSTICFGGPINFKKGDTMFFPSILANGILGGGPQSRLFLNIREKNAYTYGIYSVLKSDKNIGDFSIYTQVRNEVTDKVIKDILQEIVRITKKKVSLEELKIKKEEICGQFLLDLEDPNRISDLFISEFKNNLPSNFYKNYLNNIKSVTISNIYQASKKFFSLKNRRILVIGKVSEIYPILKKLGYPIRFFDKFGNKIKVKECQKRIL, from the coding sequence ATGTTTTCTAAAAATCAAACAGTTGATCGGAGTATTCCTCCTAAATCTTTAAAAAGAAAGACAATTATTAATATTAAAAGACCAAAATTTTTTCAGATGAAAAATGGGTTGAAAGTTTTAATTGTTGAAAATCATAAGCTTCCTTTAGTTAGAATTGGTTTAGAATTGGATCATCCACCTTTTTTGGAAAAAAATAAAGCGGGAATAAAAAAGATTTTTGGGAAAATGCTTCGTTCTGGAACAAAAAATTTATCTAAAGAAGAATTGGATGAATCTATAGATTACATGGGTAGCACTTTGTATACTTCCTTTTCAGGAGTATCTGTTTCTACTTTAAAAAAAAATCTAGATAAATCTATAGCTATTATGAGCGACATTATAATGAATAGTAAATTTGAGAATTCTAAAGAATTAGAAAAAATAGTGAAGCAAAGAATTATAGATATTAATCTCTCAGAAAAGGATCCAGATTCTATTTTACAAAGAGTTAGAAATGTTCTTTTTTTTGGAAAAAATCATCCTTATGGAGAATATGAAACGTATGAAACCATAAAAAATATTACTCTGAATGACTTAAAAAAATTATATGTAAAATATTACATTCCAAATATTTCCTATTTATCTTTTATAGGGGATATTTCTTTTCAGGAGGCAAAAAAATTATGTAATCGTTATTTTTCTAAATGGAAAAGAAAAAAAATTGATTCTAGAAAATATAAATCAATAAATCTAAAAAGTAGAATTTCATCTTTAGAAATAGATGTAGTCGATCTTCCCTCTCTTACTCAATCCACAATTTGTTTTGGAGGACCGATCAATTTTAAGAAAGGGGATACTATGTTTTTCCCTTCCATTTTAGCAAATGGAATTTTGGGAGGGGGACCTCAAAGTCGCTTGTTTTTAAATATTAGAGAGAAGAATGCCTATACATATGGAATTTATTCAGTTTTGAAATCAGATAAAAATATAGGTGACTTTTCTATTTATACTCAAGTAAGAAATGAAGTCACAGATAAAGTAATTAAAGATATTTTACAAGAAATTGTAAGGATAACTAAAAAGAAAGTTTCTTTGGAAGAATTGAAAATTAAAAAAGAAGAAATATGTGGTCAGTTTCTTCTTGATTTAGAAGATCCAAACAGAATTAGTGATCTTTTTATTAGTGAGTTTAAAAATAATCTTCCAAGTAATTTTTACAAAAATTATTTGAATAATATAAAATCCGTAACTATTTCCAATATTTATCAGGCTAGTAAAAAATTCTTTTCTCTAAAAAATAGAAGAATTTTAGTGATTGGAAAAGTTAGTGAAATATATCCTATCCTAAAAAAATTAGGATATCCTATTCGTTTTTTTGATAAATTTGGAAACAAAATTAAAGTCAAAGAGTGTCAAAAAAGAATTCTATAA
- a CDS encoding M16 family metallopeptidase: MNRIFFLITIITIIMLNSNSLKASTKVRFFEETLSNGLHVILHQENTNPLVFISVVYHVGTKNESPGKSGFAHFFEHLMFEGSKNVKRGEFFKYIASNGGKNNAYTNHDETCYYEILPSDRLPLALWLESERMFHAKIDKESIDVQRKVVKEEKKMRIENQPFSKAVSEIIPSLLFKKHPYKYPIIGFDKDLDTTTEEDYKKFYETYYVPNNAILVIAGDFDMNEARNLINKYFSSIPKGKINLLKKIEEAPIDQEIFSTYMDKNTKVPGVFFSYRVPKIIDQDSYVLKIIDHILSSGESSRIMKNVVNKKQMASYAGSFLDSMEDYGTFIIYGLINPGITLDQLTNVMDEEIETLKEKGITQYELEKQKNFFEKKFLSENYSMSGIADSLAHYSLYYKNTDLINTDIEKYRKISVEDIKRVANKYLNKNCRVRLYNVPC, translated from the coding sequence ATGAATAGAATTTTTTTTTTAATAACAATCATAACAATAATAATGTTGAATTCTAATTCCTTAAAAGCAAGTACTAAAGTTAGATTTTTTGAAGAGACACTATCAAATGGACTCCATGTTATTTTACATCAAGAAAACACGAATCCTTTAGTTTTTATCTCTGTTGTATATCATGTAGGAACTAAAAATGAATCACCTGGAAAATCTGGATTTGCTCATTTTTTTGAACACCTTATGTTTGAAGGATCTAAAAATGTTAAAAGAGGAGAATTTTTTAAGTACATCGCTTCTAATGGAGGTAAAAATAATGCTTATACTAATCATGATGAAACTTGTTATTACGAAATTTTACCATCAGATCGTCTTCCTTTAGCATTATGGTTGGAGTCTGAAAGAATGTTTCATGCCAAAATTGATAAGGAAAGTATTGATGTTCAAAGAAAAGTAGTCAAAGAAGAAAAAAAAATGCGAATAGAAAATCAACCATTTTCAAAAGCAGTTTCAGAAATTATTCCTTCTCTATTATTTAAAAAGCATCCTTATAAATATCCAATTATTGGATTCGATAAAGATTTAGATACCACAACAGAAGAAGATTATAAAAAATTTTATGAAACTTATTATGTTCCAAATAACGCAATTTTAGTAATTGCAGGTGATTTTGATATGAATGAAGCGAGAAATTTGATAAATAAATATTTTTCTTCTATTCCAAAAGGAAAAATAAATTTATTAAAAAAAATAGAGGAGGCTCCCATAGATCAAGAAATATTTTCTACATATATGGATAAAAATACTAAAGTGCCAGGAGTTTTCTTCTCATATAGAGTTCCAAAAATAATAGATCAAGATTCTTATGTGTTGAAGATTATAGATCATATTCTTTCTTCAGGTGAAAGTTCTCGTATAATGAAAAATGTAGTGAATAAAAAACAAATGGCTTCTTACGCAGGATCTTTTTTAGATTCTATGGAAGATTATGGAACTTTTATTATATATGGGCTCATAAATCCTGGAATTACTTTAGATCAATTAACAAATGTTATGGATGAAGAAATTGAAACTTTAAAAGAAAAAGGAATTACTCAGTATGAACTTGAAAAACAAAAAAATTTTTTTGAAAAAAAATTTCTTTCTGAGAATTATTCTATGAGTGGAATAGCAGATAGTTTAGCACATTATTCTTTGTACTATAAAAATACAGATTTAATCAACACAGATATTGAAAAATATCGTAAAATATCTGTAGAAGATATTAAAAGAGTTGCTAATAAATATTTGAATAAAAATTGTAGAGTTCGTTTATATAATGTTCCATGTTAA
- a CDS encoding c-type cytochrome, producing the protein MRNFVFILLYFLFSIFKIESKDIEGNAERGSELFKKNCTACHSIDLEKKMIGPALSGVTEKRSREWLHKWIVNNKLLRKSGDKEAIDLYKEYGNIEMNSFSQLSEQQIDDILYFIKNPIGDTKKKENLKIIDNGINNNENEIIETQFLIKIIVFGFSLLSIILLWILYRIKILTKLLNENDTIFKQQEKKRKNFLKISILFLSNFLDSFFLKKKRVVYFFCCFFGFLFLLIGYEIWVFLIGIDVNKGYKPKQPIYFSHKIHSGINGIDCQYCHSTAKYSKVSGIPSVNVCMNCHITINEYKGDYIEKGKNREEYNEEIQKVYHSVGWDPEKREYSGKTRPIQWIRIHNMPDFVHFDHSQHVITGKEMIKKSKKVDLVCNACHGEVQNMDQVEMSNDFTMGWCLSCHRKTEIDTKNKYYIEHFPNVQQEKNKTVDMIGGTECAKCHY; encoded by the coding sequence ATGAGAAATTTTGTATTCATTCTTTTATATTTTTTGTTTTCAATTTTCAAAATTGAATCAAAAGATATAGAGGGAAATGCTGAAAGAGGATCGGAACTTTTCAAAAAAAATTGCACAGCTTGCCATTCCATAGATTTAGAAAAAAAAATGATAGGACCAGCTTTATCTGGTGTAACAGAAAAAAGAAGTAGAGAATGGCTTCATAAATGGATTGTTAACAACAAATTACTAAGAAAAAGCGGAGATAAAGAGGCAATAGATCTTTACAAAGAATATGGAAATATAGAAATGAATTCTTTTTCTCAATTATCTGAACAACAAATAGATGATATCTTATATTTTATTAAAAATCCAATAGGAGATACAAAAAAAAAAGAAAATTTAAAAATTATAGATAATGGAATAAACAATAATGAAAATGAAATAATAGAAACTCAATTTCTAATTAAAATAATTGTTTTTGGATTTAGTCTTTTATCCATTATCCTTCTTTGGATTCTATATAGAATTAAAATATTGACAAAATTATTAAATGAGAATGATACCATTTTTAAACAACAAGAAAAAAAGAGAAAAAATTTTTTAAAAATTAGTATCCTTTTTTTATCTAATTTCTTAGACAGTTTTTTTTTAAAAAAAAAGAGAGTTGTCTATTTCTTTTGTTGTTTCTTTGGATTCTTATTCCTATTGATTGGATATGAAATATGGGTTTTTTTAATAGGAATAGATGTCAATAAAGGATACAAGCCGAAACAACCCATCTACTTTTCTCATAAAATTCATTCCGGAATTAATGGAATAGATTGTCAATATTGTCATTCTACTGCTAAATATAGCAAAGTTTCTGGGATTCCTTCAGTAAATGTTTGTATGAATTGTCATATCACTATTAATGAATATAAAGGAGATTATATTGAAAAAGGAAAAAACAGAGAAGAATACAATGAAGAAATACAAAAAGTATATCATTCAGTAGGTTGGGATCCAGAAAAAAGAGAATACTCCGGAAAAACACGCCCTATTCAATGGATCCGAATACACAATATGCCAGATTTTGTTCATTTTGATCATTCTCAACATGTAATCACTGGAAAAGAAATGATAAAAAAATCAAAAAAAGTAGATTTAGTTTGCAATGCTTGTCATGGGGAAGTTCAAAATATGGATCAAGTAGAAATGTCCAATGATTTTACTATGGGATGGTGTCTCTCTTGTCATAGAAAAACAGAAATAGATACTAAAAACAAATATTATATTGAACATTTTCCAAATGTTCAACAAGAAAAAAATAAAACTGTAGATATGATTGGAGGAACGGAATGCGCAAAATGCCACTACTGA
- a CDS encoding 4Fe-4S dicluster domain-containing protein translates to MMKLKKENIYNAVNRENTVKVLFRNKTSRRDFLKWIGFSTASVALAACKGPVIKSIPYVVKPDAITPGIPTYYASTMIDSFDIGSVLVKTREGRPIKIEPNSTSKYLNTTSSRIQSSILSLYDEERLKNPFLKKKKCSWKKIDDYVIQHLEKISKEEKDIVILSSSFPSLSTKRLIQSFTKGYPTTKWITYDAISYSKALNASEYVFGYRALPLFDLSKTELIVSFDADFLGDWSPDHMVKSYVNSRKPIEHMMKHIQIESTMTLSGANADIRIAKKPSDIKKMLFEVYQQICLGIESNDINVKKIVSLIKNKSSKSVIFSDGDEESYIQSILINQKIHSNALQKGFFLSKESNDEKFKQFLEDLEKNRIGALLIHNTNPIYSLPFSYYKKIKKFLKNIPLTISFSMKKDETNEMMDVLAPIPHWLESWGDTHPITGFYTLIQPTIQRIFNTRQFQESLIIWGKIQEKNYYDFLKKIWEEEIIPKSNVSSFNEALFHGVVELEKEEKIITKKTNNYEFYKKIMNHEKKLENHFELRLYTKTSMGDGQQYNNPWLQELPDPITRTTWDNYLTISSYDAKKIGLENWHTGNGSMNGNCVDLIKNNETLIQDIPVYIQLGQAVGSLGLAFGYGQKIGKLSKICNGKNAYRVYEHFDLIQQNIQIKKVKKIHKFACIQLQNTTVGRNLVKETDLETFLKKPMEFWNEKEKFPTHKGMISPNQISIWKDNKNYSKSKEGHHFNLSIDLNACIGCGSCVTSCHSENNVPVVGKEEIRKSRDLHWIRIDRYYEKEKVFFQPIMCQHCDYAPCETVCPVGATVHGKQGQNMMAYNRCVGTRYCANNCPYKVRRFNWFDYVNNQKFDFNMNNSLGKMAINPDVVVRTRGVMEKCSLCIQRTQYTIGIAKKENRKVKDEEFETACSISCPTHAITFGDINDNNSHISSKIKDSRSYKLLEFIGIRPNISYQLKIRNLK, encoded by the coding sequence ATGATGAAATTAAAAAAAGAAAATATTTACAATGCTGTAAATAGAGAAAATACAGTTAAAGTTCTTTTTCGAAACAAAACGTCGAGACGTGACTTTCTTAAATGGATTGGGTTTAGTACGGCTTCAGTAGCTTTAGCAGCTTGTAAAGGTCCAGTAATCAAATCTATTCCTTATGTAGTCAAACCAGATGCCATTACTCCAGGTATTCCTACTTATTATGCATCCACTATGATAGATTCTTTTGATATTGGAAGTGTTTTAGTAAAAACTAGAGAAGGTCGTCCTATTAAAATTGAGCCCAATTCAACATCAAAATATTTGAATACCACATCGTCTAGAATACAATCTTCAATTCTATCTCTTTATGATGAAGAAAGATTAAAAAATCCTTTTCTTAAAAAGAAAAAATGTTCTTGGAAAAAAATAGACGATTATGTAATTCAACATTTAGAAAAAATATCCAAGGAAGAAAAAGATATTGTTATTCTTTCATCTTCTTTTCCAAGCTTATCTACAAAAAGATTAATTCAATCCTTTACAAAAGGATATCCCACCACTAAATGGATTACTTATGATGCCATTTCATATTCCAAAGCTTTAAATGCATCAGAATATGTGTTTGGATATCGTGCTCTTCCACTTTTTGATTTATCAAAAACAGAATTGATAGTATCTTTTGATGCTGATTTTCTTGGAGATTGGTCTCCCGACCATATGGTAAAATCTTATGTTAATAGCAGAAAGCCAATTGAACATATGATGAAACATATTCAAATAGAAAGTACTATGACATTATCTGGAGCAAATGCAGATATTCGTATTGCAAAAAAACCTTCTGATATAAAAAAAATGTTATTTGAAGTTTATCAACAGATTTGTTTAGGAATAGAATCTAATGATATAAATGTCAAAAAAATAGTTTCTTTAATTAAAAATAAAAGTTCAAAAAGCGTCATCTTTTCAGATGGAGATGAAGAATCTTACATTCAATCTATTTTAATAAATCAAAAAATACACAGTAATGCCTTACAAAAAGGATTTTTCTTATCAAAAGAAAGCAATGATGAAAAATTTAAACAATTTCTAGAAGATTTAGAAAAAAATAGGATTGGCGCCCTTTTGATTCATAATACAAATCCTATTTATAGTCTTCCGTTTTCTTATTATAAAAAAATAAAAAAATTCTTAAAGAATATTCCTCTTACCATTTCTTTTTCTATGAAAAAAGATGAAACTAATGAAATGATGGATGTTTTAGCACCTATCCCGCATTGGCTGGAAAGTTGGGGCGATACTCATCCTATTACAGGATTTTATACACTGATTCAGCCTACTATTCAACGGATATTCAATACAAGACAATTTCAAGAATCTTTAATCATTTGGGGAAAAATTCAAGAAAAAAATTATTACGATTTTTTAAAAAAAATTTGGGAAGAAGAAATCATTCCAAAATCAAATGTTTCCTCTTTTAATGAAGCTTTATTTCACGGAGTTGTAGAATTAGAAAAAGAAGAAAAAATAATTACAAAAAAAACAAACAATTATGAATTTTATAAAAAAATAATGAATCATGAAAAAAAATTAGAAAATCATTTTGAACTTAGATTATACACAAAAACAAGTATGGGAGATGGCCAGCAATATAATAATCCTTGGTTACAAGAACTTCCAGATCCTATCACAAGAACTACTTGGGATAATTATTTAACTATCTCCTCTTACGATGCAAAGAAAATAGGATTAGAAAATTGGCATACAGGAAACGGATCTATGAACGGAAATTGTGTAGATCTAATAAAAAATAATGAAACATTAATTCAAGATATTCCTGTTTATATTCAGCTTGGACAAGCAGTAGGATCTCTAGGATTAGCTTTTGGATATGGACAAAAAATAGGAAAATTATCTAAAATATGTAATGGAAAAAACGCTTACAGAGTTTATGAACATTTTGATTTAATACAACAAAACATACAAATTAAAAAAGTAAAAAAAATACATAAATTTGCTTGTATTCAACTACAAAATACAACAGTTGGAAGGAACTTAGTAAAAGAAACAGATTTAGAAACTTTTTTAAAAAAACCTATGGAATTTTGGAATGAAAAAGAAAAATTCCCTACTCACAAGGGGATGATTTCTCCAAACCAAATTTCCATTTGGAAAGACAATAAAAATTATTCTAAATCTAAAGAAGGACATCATTTTAACTTATCTATAGATTTAAACGCTTGTATTGGATGTGGATCGTGCGTTACATCATGTCATTCTGAAAATAATGTTCCTGTTGTTGGAAAAGAAGAAATAAGAAAATCGAGAGATCTACATTGGATCCGTATAGATAGATATTATGAAAAAGAAAAAGTTTTTTTTCAACCTATAATGTGTCAACATTGTGATTATGCTCCTTGTGAAACAGTATGTCCAGTAGGAGCAACAGTTCATGGAAAACAAGGTCAAAATATGATGGCTTATAATCGTTGTGTTGGAACACGTTACTGTGCAAATAATTGCCCTTATAAAGTAAGACGTTTTAATTGGTTTGATTACGTAAACAATCAAAAATTTGATTTCAACATGAATAATAGCTTAGGAAAAATGGCAATTAATCCAGATGTTGTTGTAAGAACCAGGGGGGTTATGGAAAAATGCTCTTTGTGCATACAAAGAACTCAATATACTATAGGAATAGCAAAAAAAGAAAACAGAAAGGTAAAAGATGAAGAATTTGAAACCGCTTGTAGTATTTCTTGTCCTACCCACGCAATTACTTTTGGAGATATTAATGACAATAATAGTCATATTTCTAGTAAAATAAAAGATTCAAGATCTTATAAACTTCTTGAATTCATAGGAATACGCCCAAATATTTCCTATCAATTAAAAATTAGAAATTTGAAATAG
- the nrfD gene encoding NrfD/PsrC family molybdoenzyme membrane anchor subunit: MSKNYDSPVRDPLIIGKKTYRNITDDILRPIEKKAGNLWWMAFFISILAFLWGVACIFYTLGTGIGVWGLNRTINWAWDITNFVWWVGIGHAGTLISAVLLLFRQKWRLSINRSAEAMTIFAVIQAGLFPIIHMGRPWNAHWVLPIPNQFGSLWPNFNSPLLWDVFAISTYFSVSTVFWFMGLIPDFAMIRDRVTDPIQKKIYSILSFGWSGTSKEWQRFEEISLILAGLCTPLVFSVHTIVSFDFSTSVIKGWHSTIFPPYFVAGAIFSGFAMVQTLLGVARKVLSLESYITRKHIEYMNMIILLTGGIVLLAYVSEFILAWYSESPFERYIYFSIKAATGPFWWAFWALIICNVIIPQFLWIKSIRRSFFWTYVIAITINIGMWFERFDIIVLNLSRDYIPSSWTGFIPSFVDVGIFIGTIGFFFVLYLLYIRVFPVISQSELKTILKSSIKKELVCKK, from the coding sequence ATGTCAAAAAACTATGATTCTCCTGTAAGAGATCCATTAATCATCGGAAAGAAAACATATAGAAACATCACAGATGATATTCTGAGACCTATAGAAAAAAAGGCAGGGAATCTGTGGTGGATGGCATTTTTTATCTCTATTTTAGCGTTTTTATGGGGAGTAGCATGTATCTTTTATACTTTGGGGACTGGAATAGGAGTATGGGGGTTAAACAGAACCATCAATTGGGCTTGGGATATTACTAACTTTGTTTGGTGGGTTGGAATTGGTCATGCGGGGACTTTAATTTCAGCGGTACTATTGTTATTTAGACAAAAATGGCGTTTATCTATTAATAGATCCGCTGAAGCAATGACTATTTTTGCTGTTATACAAGCTGGATTATTTCCTATTATTCATATGGGAAGACCATGGAATGCGCATTGGGTGTTACCTATTCCTAATCAATTTGGAAGTTTATGGCCTAACTTTAATTCTCCTCTTTTATGGGATGTCTTTGCTATTAGTACTTATTTCTCCGTTTCAACTGTTTTTTGGTTTATGGGATTGATTCCAGACTTTGCTATGATACGAGATAGAGTCACAGACCCTATTCAAAAAAAAATTTATAGCATTCTTAGTTTTGGATGGAGTGGTACGTCTAAAGAATGGCAAAGATTTGAAGAGATTTCTTTAATTTTAGCTGGATTATGTACCCCCCTAGTTTTTTCAGTCCATACAATTGTTTCGTTTGATTTTTCTACTTCTGTCATAAAAGGATGGCACAGCACTATATTCCCTCCTTACTTCGTAGCTGGAGCTATATTTTCAGGATTTGCAATGGTACAAACCTTGTTAGGTGTAGCCCGAAAAGTTCTTTCTTTAGAAAGTTATATTACAAGAAAACACATTGAATATATGAATATGATCATTTTGTTAACAGGAGGAATAGTTTTGTTAGCATATGTTTCTGAATTTATTCTTGCATGGTACTCAGAAAGTCCTTTCGAAAGGTATATTTATTTTTCTATAAAAGCAGCTACTGGTCCATTTTGGTGGGCTTTTTGGGCTTTAATTATTTGTAATGTTATTATTCCGCAATTTCTATGGATTAAGTCTATAAGAAGAAGCTTCTTTTGGACTTATGTTATAGCAATTACTATAAATATTGGAATGTGGTTTGAAAGATTTGACATTATTGTATTGAATTTAAGTCGTGATTATATTCCTTCTTCTTGGACGGGATTTATTCCCTCATTTGTAGATGTTGGAATATTTATAGGAACTATTGGTTTTTTTTTCGTTCTTTATTTGTTATATATCCGTGTTTTTCCAGTGATTTCACAATCTGAACTGAAAACCATATTAAAATCTTCTATAAAGAAAGAACTTGTATGTAAAAAATAA